A single window of Anopheles moucheti chromosome 2, idAnoMoucSN_F20_07, whole genome shotgun sequence DNA harbors:
- the LOC128310337 gene encoding protein unzipped-like — MANTVRWTVSRQTALCFVTALLCAAVLPNYTEASTSSVFKALSIGATTQSVTSSTLSWEKFSEAETHLQYAVRTYEPEPHSREAAETAEQLHAPNYVCRVEIEGIFTGGHTVTEESSTICIVAAQLSEVERHHAFEVLINMGGGGKLKWQPWSRYHAGIFGGAVSVGTGKSADYYIARIRPAHGEGQHHHHGGHDSYVVGNFDPNVKLTGRINAPLPGSSMSTEHEHGDILVEIEPVKYELRSIKLNKLRTTIKKNTTVLGSTILSNTDDKTSLAETVITYDFMKEIYWGKHEGVVQGLFTKVYDSRSQQASNVTWGIKSSARHVETKSVNTMLEPGTAINVTLFGNYTEMEAPYSATIKAYYDDNSDPVSRRINTVMVSRDMEDVKMEYSPVYWIENGTLVPTTTTTTTTTTTTTTTTTTTTTTSTTEATTSLRPVPINSTPVEGGTMIDEDGMSNEIGHAPSTSRDLDVSRSNEKLDNMSSRSRSRSPNGASSLKETTTNLYKIFVVVAVVLLYPN, encoded by the exons ATGGCCAATACTGTACGGTGGACTGTCAGCCGCCAAACGGCCCTGTGCTTTGTCACTGCACTGCTCTGTGCTGCAGTGCTGCCAAACTACACCGAAGCGTCCACTAGCAGCGTATTTAAGGCACTGTCGATAGGGGCCACCACTCAGTCCGTCACGTCCAGCACGCTGTCGTGGGAGAAGTTCAGCGAGGCCGAAACGCATCTCCAGTATGCCGTGCGTACGTACGAACCCGAACCGCACTCGCGGGAAGCGGCCGAAACTGCCGAGCAG CTGCACGCTCCCAACTACGTGTGTCGGGTGGAAATTGAAGGAATCTTCACGGGCGGCCACACGGTGACAGAAGAATCGTCCACCATCTGTATCGTGGCGGCTCAACTGTCCGAGGTCGAACGGCACCATGCGTTCGAGGTGCTCATCAATATGGGCGGCGGTGGAAAGCTTAAGTGGCAACCGTGGAGTCGCTACCATGCCGGTATCTTCGGCGGTGCCGTCAGCGTTGGCACGGGCAAG TCTGCCGACTATTACATTGCCCGCATTCGACCGGCGCACGGTGAGGgacagcaccatcatcacggTGGACACGATTCGTATGTGGTGGGAAACTTTGACCCAAATGTGAAGCTTACTGGGCGTATTAATGCGCCCCTGCCCGGATCCAGCATGAGCACG GAACACGAACATGGCGACATCTTGGTGGAGATCGAACCGGTCAAGTACGAATTGCGTTCCATCAAGCTGAACAAGCTACGCACTACTATTAAGAAGAACACTACCGTGTTAG GTTCGACTATTCTTTCCAACACGGACGACAAGACGAGTCTTGCGGAAACCGTCATCACGTACGATTTCATGAAGGAAATCTACTGGGGTAAACATGAAGGCGTTGTGCAGGGTTTGTTTACGAAAGTGTACGATTCTCGATCGCAGCAAGCGTCTAACGTAACTTGGGGCATCAAAAGCTCGGCGCGTCATGTCGAG ACGAAATCGGTAAACACGATGCTGGAGCCGGGAACTGCCATCAACGTGACACTGTTTGGAAACTATACAGAGATGGAAGCACCATATTCAGCCACGATCAAGGCATACTATGACGACAACAGTGATCCCGTTAGCAGGCGGATAAACACGGTC ATGGTCAGTCGAGATATGGAGGACGTAAAGATGGAGTACAGTCCGGTGTATTGGATCGAAAATGGTACGCTTGTGCCAACGACGACAACCACGACGACCACCACGACCACGACGACTACaaccaccacaaccaccaccaccacgtcGACGACCGAGGCCACCACCAGCTTGCGTCCGGTTCCGATCAATAGTACCCCCGTCGAAGGTGGCACCATGATCGATGAGGATGGCATGAGCAACGAGATTGGCCATGCGCCATCCACCAGCAGAGATCTAGACGTTAGTCGGAGCAACGAAAAGCTGGACAACATGTCGAGCCGCAGTCGCAGTCGAAGCCCGAATGGAGCTTCCAGCTTAAAGGAAACAACCACCAATCTGTACAAAATAtttgtggtggtggcggtCGTTTTGTTATATCCCaactaa